A part of Haloarchaeobius sp. HME9146 genomic DNA contains:
- the flaJ gene encoding archaellar assembly protein FlaJ gives MSTATQQPGDVNALISSIQEAYRRMEMPVRTYLLIIVLPSFVFAVGTIAITVALSLSLTVGGPLVLLGLFSVVAALLYPKAVQDRQRKQIRQRFHLFLTHITVLSMTNINRVEIFRTLAEEDEYQALAEEMGYLVALVDTWNQSLDDACRMRARQVNSPLLSDFLERLAYTIGGGQQISEFLIDEQESIIQQFVIRYEADLNKLDVMKELYLSMMLSTAFVLVFAIVLPVLVGVNPTLAVGAVIGMFVIVQAGFVYAIHTISPYDPVWYIQETAGDYPLKRALPAMVVGGGLSIVSFAVVGGILLGYLPIESDILPLPIMAAIPVTPLLIPGWLVRREEKKVQDRDSEFPSFIRALGAVESVKQTSTGNVLETLRKKDFGSLTKNIDNLYKRLNIRIDSTRSWALFAAETGSYLIQKFGDMYVEGRRMGGDPKMLGQVISRNLGEVLKVREQRQQATTTLIGVLYGLTAASVFSFFVGLEVVELLMQITEDMNLSASQMSFLLSTKQYDVQMIEFLLILTIVLNAVLSSIMIRVTDRGHMLSGYVHFVALTWTGALTAELTRYVVDALISV, from the coding sequence ATGTCAACCGCGACCCAACAGCCCGGCGACGTGAACGCCCTCATCTCCTCCATCCAGGAGGCCTACCGGCGGATGGAGATGCCGGTTCGGACGTACCTGCTCATCATCGTCCTGCCGTCGTTCGTGTTCGCGGTCGGGACCATCGCCATCACGGTCGCGCTGTCGCTCTCGCTGACCGTCGGCGGCCCGCTCGTCCTGCTCGGACTGTTCTCCGTGGTCGCGGCACTGCTCTATCCGAAAGCGGTCCAGGACAGACAGCGCAAGCAGATCCGGCAGCGCTTTCACCTGTTCTTGACCCACATCACCGTCCTCTCGATGACGAACATCAATCGCGTCGAGATATTCCGGACCCTCGCCGAGGAGGACGAGTACCAGGCGCTCGCCGAGGAGATGGGCTACCTCGTCGCGCTGGTGGACACGTGGAACCAGAGCCTCGACGACGCCTGCCGGATGCGCGCCCGGCAGGTGAACTCCCCCCTGCTCTCTGACTTCCTCGAACGCCTCGCGTACACCATCGGCGGCGGCCAGCAGATCTCGGAGTTCCTCATCGACGAACAGGAGAGCATCATCCAGCAGTTCGTCATCCGGTACGAGGCGGACCTGAACAAACTGGACGTGATGAAAGAGCTCTACCTGTCGATGATGCTGTCGACCGCGTTCGTCCTCGTGTTCGCCATCGTCCTCCCCGTCCTCGTGGGGGTCAACCCGACGCTCGCGGTCGGGGCGGTCATCGGGATGTTCGTCATCGTGCAGGCCGGGTTCGTCTACGCCATCCACACCATCTCGCCGTACGACCCGGTGTGGTACATCCAGGAGACTGCCGGTGACTACCCGCTCAAGCGCGCCCTCCCCGCGATGGTGGTCGGTGGTGGCCTCTCCATCGTCTCCTTCGCCGTCGTCGGTGGTATCCTGCTCGGCTACCTTCCCATCGAGAGCGACATCCTCCCGTTGCCCATCATGGCGGCCATCCCGGTGACGCCCCTGCTCATCCCGGGCTGGCTGGTCCGCAGGGAGGAGAAGAAGGTCCAGGACCGCGACAGCGAGTTCCCGAGTTTCATCCGGGCGCTCGGGGCGGTCGAGTCGGTCAAGCAGACCTCGACCGGGAACGTCCTCGAGACCCTTCGCAAGAAGGACTTCGGCTCGCTCACCAAGAACATCGACAACCTGTACAAGCGCCTGAACATCCGCATCGACTCGACGCGGTCGTGGGCCCTCTTCGCCGCAGAGACCGGCTCGTACCTCATCCAGAAGTTCGGCGACATGTACGTCGAGGGCCGCCGGATGGGTGGGGACCCGAAGATGCTCGGGCAGGTCATCTCCCGCAACTTAGGAGAGGTTCTGAAGGTGCGCGAACAGCGCCAGCAGGCGACCACGACCCTCATCGGGGTCCTGTACGGCCTCACCGCCGCCTCGGTGTTCTCCTTCTTCGTCGGGCTGGAGGTCGTCGAGTTGCTGATGCAGATAACCGAGGACATGAACCTGAGCGCGAGCCAGATGAGCTTCCTGCTGTCGACGAAGCAGTACGACGTGCAGATGATCGAGTTCCTGCTCATCCTGACCATCGTACTCAACGCGGTGCTCTCGTCCATCATGATCCGGGTGACCGACCGCGGCCACATGCTGAGTGGGTACGTCCACTTCGTGGCGCTCACGTGGACCGGCGCGCTCACGGCCGAGCTGACCCGCTACGTCGTCGACGCGCTCATCTCCGTCTGA
- a CDS encoding PadR family transcriptional regulator: MYDDSDSQSVFSDLTAAATGDDSGEEQYELTIGSAHKVDDKSVERELDEMLDSVEKALPTDHADFEETIIKENLDEILLMLISLRGETHGKELISDLTRLFDAQLSPGTVYPSLHQLEEEDTLRMHKKVRTKEYSIEDEHQVRVTVERTMLQHLAFGYLLYSFLPRL; the protein is encoded by the coding sequence ATGTACGACGATTCCGATTCCCAGTCGGTGTTCAGCGACCTCACGGCAGCTGCCACCGGTGACGATAGTGGCGAGGAACAGTACGAACTGACCATCGGGTCCGCCCACAAGGTCGACGACAAATCCGTCGAGCGAGAGCTCGACGAGATGCTCGACTCGGTCGAGAAAGCGCTCCCGACCGACCACGCGGACTTCGAGGAGACGATCATCAAGGAGAACCTCGACGAGATCTTGCTCATGCTCATCTCCCTTCGCGGGGAGACCCACGGCAAAGAGCTCATCTCGGACCTCACGCGCCTGTTCGACGCCCAGCTGAGCCCGGGGACGGTCTACCCCAGCCTGCACCAGCTCGAAGAGGAAGACACGCTTCGCATGCACAAGAAGGTCCGCACCAAGGAGTACTCTATCGAGGACGAACACCAGGTCCGCGTGACCGTCGAACGCACCATGCTCCAGCACCTCGCGTTCGGCTATCTGCTCTACTCGTTCCTCCCCCGGCTCTAA
- a CDS encoding type II/IV secretion system ATPase subunit: MAEYGTTRMSSELRQQAEQHLHLMDHLQEFGAEFGEYPTLVDDPGDYKSDRPNVCYQVADDVFVHVFGDLGIDTTYYCIEPTLSEQQRDLYAQVRQRILDRSVTRPAPSENDEFEKHLDGLLNEVVSVGGAISGIGGALGGNITVDQQTYHSLRYHLQRDIVGLGPLDPVMQDPENEDIHVIGPHQCDIDHGTYGMVGTNVDFGSLEAFQNWIRNMGERMDTPVSDSHPIIDSTLPDGSRVNIIFSDDVSVKGPSLTIRQGEEIPLSIFQITKWGTLSPELSAYLWLCLENEQTVFVVGETASGKTTTLNASLSFIPNDSKIYTAEDTAEVKPPQETWQQLLTREGSGDDGADVDMFDLVAAALRSRPDYIIVGEVRGAEGQMAFQAAQTGHPVMLTFHASDIVSMIQRFTGAPINVPETFMDNCDVALFQNRVKQGDKVLRRVTSVQEIEGYSDYEGGVVTRQAFNWDPREDNVDFTGRNNSYVLEEQIAELLGYQDTRLIYDELDKRAELIRRAMDADILGYHEVNEFIADFQRDGMEGIPIRTADLGATI; this comes from the coding sequence ATGGCGGAGTACGGCACCACCCGGATGTCCTCGGAGTTGCGCCAGCAGGCCGAACAGCATCTGCACCTGATGGACCACCTCCAGGAGTTCGGCGCGGAGTTCGGGGAGTACCCGACGCTGGTCGACGACCCCGGCGACTACAAATCGGACCGACCGAACGTCTGCTACCAGGTGGCCGACGACGTGTTCGTCCACGTCTTCGGCGACCTCGGTATCGACACCACCTACTACTGCATCGAACCGACGCTCTCGGAGCAACAGCGCGACCTGTACGCGCAGGTCCGCCAGCGCATCCTCGACCGGTCGGTCACCCGGCCAGCGCCCTCGGAGAACGATGAGTTCGAGAAGCACCTCGACGGCCTCCTGAACGAGGTCGTCTCGGTCGGCGGGGCCATCAGCGGCATCGGCGGGGCACTCGGCGGGAACATCACGGTCGACCAGCAGACCTACCACTCGCTTCGCTACCACCTGCAGCGCGACATCGTCGGCCTCGGCCCGCTCGACCCCGTCATGCAGGACCCGGAGAACGAGGACATCCACGTCATCGGCCCGCACCAGTGCGACATCGACCACGGGACCTACGGGATGGTCGGCACGAACGTCGACTTCGGCTCGCTGGAGGCGTTCCAGAACTGGATCCGTAACATGGGCGAGCGGATGGACACGCCGGTGTCTGACTCGCACCCCATCATCGACTCGACGCTCCCGGACGGGTCGCGTGTCAACATCATCTTCTCCGACGACGTCTCGGTGAAAGGCCCGTCGCTCACCATCCGTCAGGGCGAGGAGATTCCGCTCTCCATCTTCCAGATCACGAAGTGGGGCACCCTGAGTCCCGAACTCAGCGCGTACCTCTGGCTCTGCCTGGAGAACGAGCAGACGGTGTTCGTCGTCGGGGAGACGGCGTCGGGGAAGACGACGACGCTCAACGCGAGCCTCTCGTTCATCCCGAACGACTCGAAGATATACACCGCCGAGGACACCGCCGAGGTGAAGCCGCCACAGGAGACGTGGCAGCAACTCCTCACGCGTGAGGGCTCGGGCGACGACGGCGCGGACGTCGACATGTTCGACCTCGTCGCGGCCGCGCTGCGCTCGCGCCCCGACTACATCATCGTCGGGGAGGTCCGCGGGGCGGAGGGCCAGATGGCGTTCCAGGCGGCCCAGACCGGCCACCCGGTGATGCTCACGTTCCACGCCTCGGACATCGTCTCGATGATCCAGCGGTTCACCGGCGCGCCCATCAACGTCCCCGAGACGTTCATGGACAACTGCGACGTGGCGCTGTTCCAGAACCGCGTCAAGCAGGGTGACAAGGTGCTTCGCCGGGTCACGTCGGTCCAGGAGATAGAGGGCTACTCCGACTACGAGGGCGGCGTCGTCACGCGACAGGCGTTCAACTGGGACCCCCGCGAGGACAACGTCGACTTCACCGGCCGGAACAACTCCTACGTGCTCGAAGAGCAGATCGCGGAGCTGCTCGGCTACCAGGACACCCGGCTCATCTACGACGAACTCGACAAGCGCGCCGAACTCATCCGGCGCGCGATGGACGCGGACATCCTCGGCTACCACGAGGTGAACGAGTTCATCGCCGACTTCCAGCGCGACGGGATGGAGGGCATCCCCATCCGGACCGCCGACCTCGGCGCGACCATCTGA
- a CDS encoding ATPase domain-containing protein — protein sequence MNDYYSLGLTDTDRVNHAFGGGIPEGSIVLVEGVDGAGKSVLSQRIAYGVASEDAYVGYVSTELTAGEFIRQMHSLSYDVVDHLLSGKVLFLTADVDTHRNGDRRELLSRLTQPSLLWQGDVIIVDAFSAFLRNDPTFDAITGVGDEDHKMESVLTYLQGMTKKGKSVVLTVDPEAVTEKALLPIRSVADVFLQIETETVGQAIRRTIRVRRFTNMRDPVDDSIGFNVQQGRGMTVVNRTVA from the coding sequence ATGAACGACTACTACTCGCTCGGACTGACCGACACTGACCGCGTCAACCACGCTTTCGGGGGCGGCATCCCCGAAGGCAGCATCGTCCTCGTCGAAGGCGTCGACGGTGCAGGAAAATCGGTGCTGAGCCAGCGCATCGCGTACGGCGTCGCGTCCGAAGACGCCTACGTCGGCTACGTCTCGACGGAACTCACGGCTGGTGAGTTCATCCGACAGATGCACTCGCTGTCGTACGACGTGGTCGACCACCTGCTGTCGGGCAAGGTGCTGTTCCTCACCGCGGACGTGGACACGCACCGCAACGGCGACCGCCGGGAGCTGCTCTCCCGGCTGACCCAGCCCAGCCTGCTGTGGCAGGGCGACGTCATCATCGTCGACGCCTTCAGCGCGTTCTTGCGCAACGACCCGACGTTCGACGCCATCACCGGCGTCGGCGACGAGGACCACAAGATGGAGAGCGTCCTCACCTATCTGCAGGGGATGACCAAGAAGGGGAAGTCGGTCGTGTTGACCGTCGACCCCGAGGCCGTCACGGAGAAGGCGCTGTTGCCCATCCGGAGCGTCGCGGACGTGTTCTTACAGATCGAGACCGAGACCGTGGGACAGGCCATCCGACGGACCATCCGGGTGCGCCGGTTCACCAACATGCGGGACCCGGTCGACGACTCCATCGGCTTCAACGTCCAGCAGGGTCGTGGGATGACCGTCGTGAACCGGACGGTGGCCTGA
- a CDS encoding MBL fold metallo-hydrolase, translated as MQLRFLGGAGEIGRSAILVDDSLLLDFGMASGNPPQYPVDQPTPDAVVVSHGHLDHVGTIPALLSGNERPPVHWTPPTAELTQVLGRDTLKLNGGTYDCPFTEAELKRLTQVSHTHAYGVPFEAAGYEVTFFNAGHIPGSAHVLVDDGETRLLYSGDFHTENQRLLAGSRDRPDADVVLTEATYADTYRDPRPEIEQRFAESLKTTIWEGGTVVVPAFGIGRTQEIMCVCAAHDIGCYVDGMGKHVTEIFRRYPSFLRDADELKRASGHARFVTGRDGQRKRIAKQNTVIITTSGMLHGGPAMTYVPEIRDHPVNKIAFTGYQVEGTPGHQALEHGRAEIDGRVMPISAQTEQYDFSAHADANALREFLDSYRDTPILVNHGDDCAGFAAELREEGFEAAAPELGSTVEV; from the coding sequence ATGCAGCTACGGTTCCTCGGCGGTGCGGGCGAGATCGGTCGGAGTGCCATCCTCGTCGACGATTCGCTCTTGCTCGATTTCGGGATGGCTTCGGGCAACCCCCCGCAGTACCCCGTCGACCAGCCGACGCCCGATGCCGTGGTCGTGAGCCACGGCCACCTCGACCACGTCGGCACCATCCCGGCCCTGCTGTCGGGCAACGAGCGCCCCCCGGTCCACTGGACGCCGCCGACCGCCGAACTCACGCAGGTGCTCGGGCGGGACACGCTCAAACTCAACGGCGGGACCTACGACTGCCCGTTCACCGAGGCCGAACTGAAGCGACTCACGCAGGTGTCGCACACCCACGCCTACGGCGTCCCGTTCGAGGCCGCGGGCTACGAGGTGACGTTCTTCAACGCGGGCCACATCCCCGGCAGTGCGCACGTCCTCGTCGACGACGGGGAGACACGACTGCTGTACTCGGGCGACTTCCACACCGAGAACCAGCGCCTGCTCGCCGGCTCCCGGGACCGCCCCGACGCCGACGTGGTTCTCACGGAGGCGACCTACGCCGACACCTACCGCGACCCCCGGCCCGAAATCGAACAGCGCTTCGCCGAGAGCCTGAAGACGACCATCTGGGAGGGCGGCACGGTCGTCGTCCCTGCCTTCGGTATCGGCCGCACCCAGGAGATAATGTGCGTCTGCGCCGCCCACGACATCGGCTGTTACGTCGACGGGATGGGCAAGCACGTCACCGAGATATTCCGCCGGTATCCCAGCTTCCTGCGTGACGCCGACGAGCTGAAACGGGCGAGTGGGCACGCCCGGTTCGTCACCGGCCGCGATGGGCAGCGAAAGCGCATCGCGAAGCAGAACACGGTCATCATCACGACCTCGGGGATGCTCCACGGCGGCCCCGCGATGACCTACGTCCCCGAGATCCGGGACCACCCGGTGAACAAGATAGCGTTTACTGGATATCAGGTCGAGGGCACGCCGGGCCACCAGGCGCTCGAACACGGCCGGGCGGAGATAGACGGCCGGGTGATGCCGATATCCGCACAGACCGAGCAGTACGACTTCTCGGCCCACGCCGACGCGAACGCCCTGCGAGAGTTCCTGGATTCCTACCGCGACACGCCCATCCTCGTGAACCACGGCGACGACTGCGCCGGGTTCGCCGCCGAGTTGCGCGAGGAAGGGTTCGAGGCGGCCGCACCCGAGCTGGGGTCGACAGTCGAGGTCTGA
- a CDS encoding bifunctional 2-polyprenyl-6-hydroxyphenol methylase/3-demethylubiquinol 3-O-methyltransferase UbiG gives MGQTTTQASKEQFIERFVDAVDGAFTIYAIFLGDRLGYYRTLAEAGPLTTAQLAAETDTHERYAREWCEQQVVTDVLTVDDPGLPAESRRYAIPESRVEPLTDADSLDFLAPLAQVFVGAAAPIEAVLAAYRTGDGVPFDAYGHEMHEGQGRMNRAAFLHQLGQEWLPALDDVDERLRSVGARVADVGCGHGYSAIGIARSYPTVTVDGYDLDEASVRAAREHVAEAGLEDRVTVHQRDAAEATTDEPYDLVTAFECVHDMSDPVGVLRTMRDLAGEDGTVLVMDERVGDTFGEEADFDWMMYGWSILHCLPVGLADQPSAATGTVMRAGTLREYADAAGYDRVEVLPIENDFFRFYRLTP, from the coding sequence ATGGGACAGACGACCACCCAGGCCAGCAAGGAACAGTTCATCGAGCGCTTCGTGGATGCCGTCGACGGTGCATTCACCATCTACGCGATATTCCTCGGCGACCGGCTCGGCTACTACCGCACCCTCGCCGAGGCGGGCCCACTGACCACCGCCCAGTTGGCGGCCGAGACCGACACCCACGAACGCTACGCCCGCGAGTGGTGCGAGCAGCAGGTCGTGACCGACGTGCTCACCGTCGACGACCCGGGACTCCCGGCCGAGTCTCGCCGGTACGCCATCCCCGAGTCGCGCGTCGAGCCGCTGACCGATGCCGACAGCCTCGACTTCCTCGCCCCGCTGGCACAGGTGTTCGTCGGCGCGGCTGCACCCATCGAGGCGGTGCTGGCGGCCTACCGGACCGGTGATGGCGTCCCCTTCGACGCCTACGGGCACGAGATGCACGAGGGGCAGGGGCGGATGAACCGCGCCGCGTTCCTCCACCAGCTCGGCCAGGAGTGGCTCCCTGCGCTCGACGACGTGGACGAACGCCTGCGGTCGGTCGGTGCCCGGGTCGCCGACGTGGGCTGTGGCCACGGGTACTCGGCCATCGGCATCGCCCGGTCGTATCCGACCGTGACCGTCGACGGGTACGACCTCGACGAGGCCTCGGTCCGGGCAGCCCGCGAGCACGTCGCCGAGGCGGGGCTCGAAGACCGGGTGACGGTCCACCAGCGGGACGCGGCCGAGGCGACGACCGACGAGCCCTACGACCTCGTGACCGCCTTCGAGTGCGTCCACGACATGTCCGACCCGGTCGGCGTGTTGCGGACGATGCGCGACCTCGCCGGCGAGGACGGGACCGTCCTCGTGATGGACGAACGCGTCGGCGACACCTTCGGCGAGGAGGCCGACTTCGACTGGATGATGTACGGGTGGAGCATCCTCCACTGTCTGCCGGTCGGGCTGGCGGACCAGCCCTCGGCTGCGACCGGGACCGTCATGCGAGCCGGGACGCTCCGCGAGTACGCCGACGCCGCCGGCTACGACCGGGTCGAGGTGCTCCCCATCGAGAACGACTTCTTCCGGTTCTACCGGCTCACGCCGTAG
- a CDS encoding alpha/beta fold hydrolase, which yields MARPAQPHRTDQFVTVADTEIHYSAWGDPDDPVVVCVHGLSRNGRDFDPLARELADEYRVICPDMPGRGLSEWADEPDTEYAKAGLRETVLGFCDALDLEEFRYVGTSMGGLLGIPLAAGPLRDRITHLVCNDIGPVLTHSEVGVERIVDYLTNPPVCDTVSELEAWYRETYATANPKTDAQWRRFTLTSMRRRDDGRVTRDYDERIVAPLLRNDESDAEAWANWESLDCPVFVVWGRESDILHEETVEEMLERRPGMELLELDCGHPPGLNDETQIAPIRDFLAA from the coding sequence ATGGCACGACCCGCGCAGCCACACCGAACCGACCAGTTCGTCACGGTCGCCGACACCGAGATTCACTATTCGGCCTGGGGTGACCCCGACGACCCCGTCGTGGTGTGCGTCCACGGTCTCTCCCGGAACGGGCGGGACTTCGACCCGCTCGCCCGCGAACTCGCCGACGAGTACCGCGTCATCTGTCCGGACATGCCCGGCCGCGGGCTCAGCGAGTGGGCCGACGAACCCGACACCGAGTACGCGAAGGCTGGCCTCCGGGAGACCGTGTTGGGCTTTTGCGACGCGCTCGACCTCGAGGAGTTCCGCTACGTCGGCACCTCGATGGGCGGCCTGCTCGGGATTCCACTCGCGGCCGGTCCGCTCCGCGACCGAATCACGCACCTGGTCTGCAACGACATCGGGCCGGTCCTCACCCACTCCGAGGTCGGCGTCGAACGCATCGTGGACTACCTGACGAACCCGCCGGTCTGCGACACCGTCTCCGAACTCGAGGCCTGGTACCGCGAGACCTACGCCACCGCGAACCCGAAGACCGACGCCCAGTGGCGACGGTTCACCCTGACCAGTATGCGACGGCGAGACGACGGTCGCGTCACCCGTGACTACGACGAGCGAATCGTCGCCCCGTTGCTGCGCAACGACGAATCCGACGCCGAGGCGTGGGCGAACTGGGAATCGCTGGACTGTCCGGTGTTCGTCGTCTGGGGCCGCGAGTCGGACATCCTGCACGAGGAGACGGTCGAGGAGATGCTGGAACGACGACCGGGGATGGAACTGCTCGAACTCGACTGTGGACACCCGCCGGGGTTGAACGACGAGACACAGATTGCACCGATCAGGGACTTCCTGGCGGCGTGA
- a CDS encoding winged helix-turn-helix domain-containing protein, translating to MPNEILDEILQTTLELAAEPTPAAGADERLPTDDLVAVVRHREVLEALLSGPLDRRDIEAELDVSRATSHRFTRWLAEEGLAVREDDHFRLTGKGQVYAEQLVTFDRNLRAGSSLAPLLDVICEDHQEFVVGPFADATVTTATPADPYRPVARFVSLLERTETFRGFNTTHMAPPGLASVYEHLFDGVETEILYLPTVVENLFEAYPDRAREAIDAGHLTLRTRDALPYGLAIFDDRVAIGGYDDETGTMRVFVDTDSAIARGWAERVFETYRERSEPIEAGADECTDRSSGSTHTE from the coding sequence ATGCCGAACGAGATACTCGACGAGATACTGCAGACGACCCTCGAACTCGCGGCCGAGCCGACGCCGGCCGCCGGAGCGGACGAGCGCCTGCCGACCGACGACCTCGTCGCCGTCGTCAGGCACCGCGAGGTGCTGGAAGCCCTCCTCTCGGGGCCGCTGGACCGCCGGGATATCGAAGCCGAACTCGACGTCTCCCGGGCGACGAGCCACCGGTTCACTCGCTGGCTCGCCGAAGAGGGGTTGGCGGTCCGGGAGGACGACCACTTCCGGCTGACCGGGAAGGGGCAGGTGTACGCCGAGCAGCTGGTGACGTTCGACCGGAACCTGCGGGCCGGGTCGTCGCTCGCGCCGCTGCTCGACGTCATCTGCGAGGACCACCAGGAGTTCGTCGTCGGGCCGTTCGCCGACGCGACCGTCACGACCGCCACCCCAGCGGACCCGTACCGACCGGTCGCCCGGTTCGTCTCCCTGCTGGAGCGGACGGAGACGTTCCGGGGGTTCAACACTACCCACATGGCCCCGCCGGGGCTGGCGAGCGTGTACGAGCACCTCTTCGACGGGGTCGAGACCGAGATACTGTACCTCCCTACCGTCGTCGAGAACCTGTTCGAGGCCTACCCAGACCGCGCCCGCGAGGCCATCGACGCTGGACACCTCACCCTGCGGACTCGAGACGCTCTCCCCTACGGGCTCGCCATCTTCGACGACCGGGTCGCCATCGGGGGCTACGACGACGAGACCGGGACCATGCGGGTGTTCGTGGACACCGACTCCGCCATCGCCAGGGGGTGGGCAGAGCGCGTGTTCGAGACCTATCGCGAGCGCTCGGAACCCATCGAGGCCGGTGCGGACGAGTGTACGGACAGGTCGTCGGGGTCGACCCACACCGAGTAG
- a CDS encoding FlaD/FlaE family flagellar protein — MSLHTEKPYLRSMPSTPAAMEATMEWARYLGETFGTSGALNCLRYYEHLGWISSTVRNAMVTYIRGLSLAEIHNRKYDEPATLEYPLETLSGTPFGTHARSLKYIARMADDDLEEHLMLARLAERRVEKDLDDQDPPRQEIIKAIGDD; from the coding sequence ATGTCACTGCACACCGAGAAACCGTATCTGCGGTCGATGCCCAGCACTCCGGCGGCCATGGAGGCCACCATGGAGTGGGCTCGCTACCTCGGTGAGACGTTCGGGACCAGCGGGGCGCTCAACTGCCTGCGCTACTACGAACACCTCGGCTGGATCAGTTCGACCGTCCGGAACGCGATGGTGACGTACATCCGCGGGCTGTCGCTGGCCGAGATCCACAACAGGAAGTACGACGAACCGGCGACACTGGAGTACCCCCTGGAGACGCTCTCGGGGACACCCTTCGGGACCCACGCCCGGTCGCTCAAGTACATCGCCAGGATGGCAGACGACGACCTCGAAGAGCACCTGATGCTCGCCCGGCTCGCGGAACGACGGGTCGAGAAGGACCTCGACGACCAGGACCCCCCTCGACAGGAGATAATCAAAGCCATCGGTGACGACTGA
- a CDS encoding 30S ribosomal protein S6e — protein sequence MASFNVVVADPETGATHQLEAEEQDANRFINKEIGDEVDGAAVGLDGCTLEITGGSDAAGRPMRADIAGPNLKEVLMKERSVGYKPDRPGQRKRLTLRGRVVSDETSQINTKVVSVGDKSVPELLGLEGGEDEDEDADEE from the coding sequence ATGGCGAGTTTCAACGTCGTCGTTGCGGACCCCGAGACGGGCGCGACACACCAACTCGAAGCAGAGGAACAGGACGCCAACCGATTCATCAACAAGGAGATCGGTGACGAAGTCGACGGCGCCGCCGTCGGCCTCGACGGCTGCACGCTCGAGATCACGGGCGGCTCCGACGCCGCCGGTCGCCCGATGCGTGCCGACATCGCCGGCCCGAACCTCAAGGAGGTCCTGATGAAGGAGCGCTCCGTCGGCTACAAGCCGGACCGTCCGGGCCAGCGCAAGCGCCTGACCCTCCGCGGTCGCGTCGTCTCCGACGAGACCAGCCAGATCAACACGAAGGTCGTCTCCGTCGGCGACAAGAGCGTCCCGGAGCTCCTCGGCCTCGAAGGCGGCGAGGACGAGGACGAAGACGCAGACGAAGAGTAA
- a CDS encoding flagellar protein G, producing the protein MASTSVSSLIMFIAAMLIAVSVAGTMVTNVGEVSSSIDAKSADAAQKIDTEVDIISDPGSTAVYDDGSDTITLLVKNTGNQRLPNETSNVDVLVDGQYVTDGDRSLTVIDGSEWRPGNVAQLDLDRSLATGAHRVVIIVNGDEEVFEFYV; encoded by the coding sequence ATGGCAAGCACATCAGTCTCGAGTCTCATCATGTTCATCGCCGCGATGCTCATCGCGGTGAGCGTCGCCGGGACCATGGTGACCAACGTCGGCGAGGTGAGTAGCTCGATAGATGCCAAGAGTGCGGACGCGGCACAGAAGATAGACACCGAGGTCGACATCATCTCCGACCCCGGCAGTACCGCGGTGTACGACGACGGCTCGGACACCATCACGCTCCTGGTGAAGAACACCGGGAACCAGCGGCTGCCGAACGAGACGAGCAACGTCGACGTGCTCGTCGACGGCCAGTACGTGACCGATGGCGACCGCTCGCTGACCGTCATCGACGGCAGCGAGTGGCGGCCGGGCAACGTCGCACAACTCGACCTGGACCGGAGCCTCGCGACCGGAGCGCACCGCGTCGTCATCATCGTGAACGGCGACGAGGAGGTGTTCGAATTCTACGTATGA
- a CDS encoding fla cluster protein FlaF has protein sequence MGLSISGAAAILFVGVLLTVSTAVPVLESANERVTTAVDDRGERELERRNTDMNVTNVTYNASADTLTVNVTNTGSRTLSVNETDLLVDGVYRTDATTRVEGDSGRVLWMPGESLEFELTGITTTPDRVKVVTEYGVAETITEV, from the coding sequence ATGGGACTGAGTATCAGTGGCGCGGCGGCAATCCTGTTCGTGGGCGTGCTCCTCACCGTGAGCACGGCCGTCCCGGTCCTCGAGAGCGCGAACGAGCGGGTCACGACCGCGGTCGACGACCGCGGCGAGCGCGAGCTGGAACGGCGGAACACGGACATGAACGTGACGAACGTGACGTACAACGCCAGCGCGGACACCCTGACGGTGAACGTCACGAACACCGGCTCTCGCACCCTTTCGGTGAACGAGACGGACCTGCTGGTCGACGGCGTCTACCGGACCGACGCGACGACGCGGGTCGAGGGTGATTCCGGCCGGGTCCTCTGGATGCCGGGCGAGTCCCTCGAGTTCGAACTGACCGGCATCACCACCACCCCGGACCGGGTGAAGGTGGTGACCGAGTACGGCGTGGCGGAAACGATAACGGAGGTGTAA